Proteins encoded together in one Solanum lycopersicum chromosome 7, SLM_r2.1 window:
- the LOC101248693 gene encoding protein CONSERVED ONLY IN THE GREEN LINEAGE 160, chloroplastic: MGVLSYCYLPITSTATPISQDSSNNPTPLSIPTQSKQKSVKLSSGVAANGDYAADPPTTTTKLRKYWGEDVDPLTSDDFIWNKEFMGRMKKYIQDPQENAPAAAVKEEISGFLSLNRVMNLDSLEVDLTKELTAPSQPVLEPEVENTQAGFTASQKWRPAPTRREQEKWGKAAKAATGGSDVMLREIKRPQGDPKVMAAQSREQYLKLKNKLQLLTVGIGGVGVISAYISYSPEITVSYTAGLIGSLMYMRMLGNSVDSMQSDGPRALIKGAVGQPRLLVPVALVMIFNRWNGILVPEYGFMHLELIPMLVGFFTYKIATFVQAIEEGVSIIGNKSQA; encoded by the exons ATGGGAGTTCTAAGCTACTGCTACCTCCCAATTACCTCTACAGCCACACCCATATCTCAAGATTCTTCAAACAATCCAACCCCATTGTCAATTCCAACACAATCCAAGCAGAAATCTGTGAAATTGTCTAGTGGGGTGGCTGCTAATGGGGACTATGCTGCTGACCCGCCCACTACCACTACTAAGCTTAGGAAGTACTGGGGTGAGGATGTGGATCCTCTCACCTCTGATGATTTTATATGGAATAAGGAATTTATGGGTCGCATGAAGAAGTATATTCAGGATCCTCAAgaaaatgcccctgctgctgcTGTAAAG GAAGAGATATCAGGATTTCTTAGCTTAAACAGAGTCATGAATCTTGACAG TTTGGAAGTTGACTTGACCAAGGAGCTAACTGCCCCTTCACAACCTGTTCTAGAACCAGAAGTCGAAAATACTCAA GCTGGTTTTACTGCATCTCAAAAATGGCGGCCAGCACCAACACGACGCGAGCAGGAGAAATGGGGCAAAGCTGCCAAGGCTGCAACTGGGGGCAGT GACGTGATGTTGAGGGAAATAAAACGTCCTCAAGGGGATCCAAAGGTTATGGCTGCTCAGTCAAGGGAACAGTATCTTAAG TTAAAGAATAAATTGCAGCTCCTCACAGTTGGGATTGGTGGTGTTGGTGTGATTTCAGCTTATATCTCTTATTCTCCTGAAATAACAGTAAG TTACACTGCTGGGTTGATTGGTTCTTTGATGTACATGCGTATGCTTGGAAACAGTGTGGATTCTATGCAGTCAGATGGACCCAGAGCACTTATTAA GGGAGCTGTTGGGCAGCCAAGGCTATTGGTTCCTGTTGCTTTGGTCATGATTTTTAATCGGTGGAATGG GATCCTAGTCCCAGAGTATGGATTCATGCACCTCGAGTTGATACCCATGCTAGTCGGATTTTTCACTTACAAGATTGCAACTTTTGTCCAAGCAATCGAGGAAGGTGTATCGATCATTGGAAATAAGTCACAAGCTTAG